Below is a genomic region from Paludicola sp. MB14-C6.
AAAAAGCGTACGGGCAACGACGGATTTAACTTCATTATTGCCAACGGTGGTATGGAAATTAACGCTCGTCCTATTATGTATGGTTCACTACATCCGTTTTATATGGTTTCTGAACATGGTAAGCTTTTATCTTCTGAATTTGATATCAATAATATTGCACAATCTGACTATGAAGCTGTAATTGTTGGCAGATGCTGTGAAAGCGGTGATTCCCAAAGCTTAGATGATAACGATACGAGTATACCAAGAAAGATGATAGAGCCTAATGTCGGCGATTACTTTGTAATCGGTGGAACAGGTGCATATTGCTCTTCTATGACACCATTTAATTATAATTCTCATGCGCAAATTCCTGAGGTTTTGTTTACTTCTGAAAATACGTTACAGTTGATTCGAAAAAGACAAACACTAAATCAAATAGTGGAAAACGAAATATAAAAGAAGCAAAAAACTCCTACTACGGTTATTGTAGTAGGAGTTTCAGCTTGTAGAAAAAGTCTCCTAAATTCGATGATTTAGGGGACTTTTGACGCGAAAAATGGTATAATTAAATAGGGTGATTAAATGTTAGTTAAAGCTAAAAAAGACCGAACACAAGTAGAGTTTTTGTGCTTAGAAGAATTTATTCCAGCAGAACATTTGCTTAGAAAAATAGATAGTGCAGTGGATTTCTGTCATATATATGATTTCGTAGAGGATTTGTATTGTAAAGATAATGGAAGACCAAGCATAGACCCAGTAGTACTAATCAAAATGGTCTTAATACAACATTTGTATGGAATAAGTTCGTTGCGCAAATTGGTAGAAGAAGTACAAATGAACTGTGCATATCGTTGGTTTTTAGGATATTTAATGACAGAACAAATACCTCACTTTACAACAATAAGTTATGCCTTTAAACATAGATTTAACGAGAATACTATTGCATGCATTTTCAACTGGATATTGAATGAAATCAATGATATGGGATATCTTGACCCAGAGGTGGTATTTGTAGATGGAACCCATATAAAAGCAAATGCAAATATAAAAAAGGTTGTAAAGAAATCAATCCCCGTAGCAGCAAAACATTATGAGAAACAACTAATGGACGAAATCAATAAAGATAGAGAAGAACATAAAAAAAAGCCATTTGACGATACAAAGCCACCTAAAATAGAAGAAAAAATCATCAATGAATCAACCACTGACCCTGAAAGCGGTGTATTTCATAAAGGAGAGCATAAGAAATGCCTTGCTTATGAAGCACATACAGCTTGTGACAAAAAAGGCTACATTGTAGATGTTCATGTAACAGCAGGCAATGTACATGACAGCGTAGCATTCGATGATTTGTATGATAAATTAAAAGAAAACCACCCCGAAATCCAAACAATAGTGGCAGATAGTGCCTACAATACTCCCTATATTGCAAAAAGACTTATAGATGATGGAAAAGATTTATTAGTACCATATCGTAGACCAATGACAAAACAAGGCTTTTTTAAGAAATATGATTTTTCAT
It encodes:
- a CDS encoding IS1182 family transposase, which codes for MLVKAKKDRTQVEFLCLEEFIPAEHLLRKIDSAVDFCHIYDFVEDLYCKDNGRPSIDPVVLIKMVLIQHLYGISSLRKLVEEVQMNCAYRWFLGYLMTEQIPHFTTISYAFKHRFNENTIACIFNWILNEINDMGYLDPEVVFVDGTHIKANANIKKVVKKSIPVAAKHYEKQLMDEINKDREEHKKKPFDDTKPPKIEEKIINESTTDPESGVFHKGEHKKCLAYEAHTACDKKGYIVDVHVTAGNVHDSVAFDDLYDKLKENHPEIQTIVADSAYNTPYIAKRLIDDGKDLLVPYRRPMTKQGFFKKYDFSYDEYFDCVVCPNNKVLHYSTTNREGYKEFKSNPNDCKICGFRYKCTESKEFQKQYTVHVWHEYLEQVSDIRYAIKYKDLYAQRKETIERVFADAKEKYAMRYTPYRGLAQVTNWVRLKFACMNLKKLAIHKWRVNSPFCILSTFFKFSTIYSKARLWLRQNRAFSSD